From Treponema sp. OMZ 787:
TTCCGTGAAAGTCGTTAAAAAGAAGAATATCGACTTGATTTGCAGGGGCCTTTGCCTCAATGCCTGCATACTGACCTCTTACGTCGTGGGATTCGGTTTCACATCCTGTAAAGGCGGCACTCAAGATAAGAACGATCACAACAAAGCCGAGGGCTTTAAAAAATTTACTGTGTTTCATAAGCATACCTCCTATAAAAACTTTTTTTGTTATAATAAAATTATACAACGGTATGCGAAAAATTACAAGTTTTCTTTACACCTTACCAAAAACTTTTCGGCTATGGGCTTATCGGTTTTGATGATACAGGGATGGCCGTGGCAGACCCAGTCCATTTTTTCTTTTGTGTCGGGTTTTAGAAGGATATAGCCCGTGTCTTCGATAGAACAGATATCGGGGCCGACATATTCGAGAGGGATGCCTGAATCTATCTTGTTCATCGAAATAAACTCGTATTCGTTTTCTGAAAGTTTTTTGCCTATTTTGCCTGCCAGCATGTAAGGGGACTTCGACTCGCCAACTGTGGTCTTATTGGCCTCCGCACTCGAAAAATAGAAGCCCGTAGTAAATTCCCTATGGGCAGTGTTATACAATTCTTCAACAAAGGGAGAAGCCTCATCGGCGCTTATCTTTCCATTTAAAAAATCTATCTTTTTACGGTAGGCTCTGGTGGTTAAGGCAGTATAGTAAATGCTTTTCATGCGGCCCTCTATTTTTAGTGAGTCTACTCCGGCTTCTTTCATCTTGTCGAGGTAGTCTATCATACAAAGATCCTTTGAAGAAAAAAGAGCCGTATAGTTTTCGCCTTCTTCTACGGGGAAAAGCTCTCCCTTCCGCTCCGACTCTTCGACAAAGAATTCTTCCTTAGGTTTTTCTGAATACATCTTGTAGTTCCAGCGG
This genomic window contains:
- a CDS encoding peptidase U32 family protein, whose translation is MELLSPAGNFEKLDYAWEYGADAAYIGLKNFSLRAKADNFSGEEYKNISLLKEEYKKRGLTKKLYCAINISFHNEDLKNLLSEVQYFKQYPFDAFIVQDLGAARILKENFPDIPLHLSTQANCINYEAVKVYRDLGFSRVVLGREASLEDIREIKQRVPEMELECFVHGAMCISYSGRCLISAYLTDRSANAGACTHSCRWNYKMYSEKPKEEFFVEESERKGELFPVEEGENYTALFSSKDLCMIDYLDKMKEAGVDSLKIEGRMKSIYYTALTTRAYRKKIDFLNGKISADEASPFVEELYNTAHREFTTGFYFSSAEANKTTVGESKSPYMLAGKIGKKLSENEYEFISMNKIDSGIPLEYVGPDICSIEDTGYILLKPDTKEKMDWVCHGHPCIIKTDKPIAEKFLVRCKENL